Below is a genomic region from Persicimonas caeni.
TCTGACTACACTGCTCGCCACCGTCCAGAGCGGCGAGTCCGCTGCTGGGCGCGTCGATCCTCTGGGCCAGTTCCGCGAACGCGCAAGCTCCAAACTCCTCGCCCTGCTCTGCGCCCTCGCCTCCCTCGAGGGCGACGAACCGCCGCCCCAGGGACAAGATGCGCAGGTCGCCTACTTTGAAAGTGCGCCGATCGACGAGCGCTACAAGCCTCTGGCGCGCATGGCCATCGGCGACGAGCAAGCGCTGGCAGAGGCCGCGGACTCGAAGGAGGATGCGGCGGCAAAACGACCCCGTGCCAACAGCAAAGGGGTCGTGAAGCGCACTCTCGAGCGCTTGCGCCGTGACGAGACGACCGCCTTGGCGCGGTTCATCCCGTCGCTCTCCGACCCTGCCACCCAGTTCTTGACCACCACCTACCTCTTTTTCGTACAGTCCTACGTGGTGCGCGCGATGATCGAGGGGCTCCCCGACGTTCTCGGCGCGGTGCGCGATCTCGAGCAGGAGGCCGCCTCGGAGTCCCCCGACGTCATCGACGTCGACGAGTGATTTGGCTGGCGGCACAGGTGCACTTCGAGTAACATTCGGACAATCGCTCGAAGCAAGATGCGTCCCCGTTCGGGGATTGCCAAACCTCATTGATAAGTGAGCAGTCAATGCCGTCTTTTTGTTCGCCCCCACGTGTGCGCCAGCCTGTGCTCGGTGCGCTCGTCTTGCTGTGTCTCCTCGCCACCTCATCGACAGCGCTCGCCCAAGCCAACTGGACCACCGCTGCGGATCTCCCCTCAGCCGGTGCCCAGCTCACCTCGGTGAGCGCCGATGACGGCAGAATCTACATGTTCGGAGGTTTCGGCGACCTGACCCGTTCGCTGAGATACGACCCGAGCACCGACACCTACGACACGTTGGCGGCCCTGCCCTTTGGGGTGCGCGGAGCATGCAGCGCCGTCGGCCCCAACGGAAAGGTTTTTGTTGTCGGCGGCTACAATGCCGGTCATGTCAACCGCGTGCAGGTCTACGACCCGGCGTCCGACACTTGGACGCAGGGCTCCACCCAGTCGACCGGCTGGGAGTGTGCGGCGACGACGGGCCACGACGGCAATATCCACGTCTTCGGCGGAGAAGCCGCGCCCGGGCAGTACGCCATCTATGACGTCACCAACGACACCTGGAGCACCGGCCCCGCGCTGCCCAACCAGCGCAAGGTGCACGGCGCGGTCTATGCTTCGGATGGGCGCTACTACGTGTTCGGCGGAAGCAATTCTCTGACAACGATGGATATCTTCGACCCCAACTCCAACGCATGGGTGGGCGGCGCGACGCTGCTGATGAGCAGCACCTCCTTCGGTTGGGCAGCGAGCGACGAGGCTATTTATGTGGTCGGCGGTAGCTCGTCGAATACCAACGACTCGTCACCGTACTACAACGACGTCTGGTCGTACGACGTGGCCACGGCCACTTGGACCGAGTACATCGACGTACTCCCCTACGGCCTGCGCGAGCTGACAGCGTCGATGGGCGGCGACGGCAAGATCCACACCTTCGGCGGCAGCAATGGGTCGTCGACCGCCCATCACATGGTCACAACCGACATCCTCGGCGCGACTTGCGGCGATGGATCAATCGACCCGGGAGAAGCCTGCGACGACGGCGCCAACAACTCCGACACGCTCGCCGACGCGTGCCGCACCGACTGCACACTCCCGACTTGTGGCGATGGCGTCGCCGACAGCGGCGAGGCGTGTGACGACGGCCCCAACAACTCCGACACGCTCGCCGACGCGTGCCGCACCGACTGCTCGGCGCCCGCATGCGGCGACGGCGTGCTCGATTCCGGCGAAACGTGTGACGACGGGGCCAACAACTCCGATACGGACCCGGACGCCTGCCGCACCACCTGCGAGCCGGCGACTTGTGGCGATGGAGTCATTGACACCGGCGAAGCGTGTGACGACGGCCCCAACAACTCGGACACGGCTGCCGATGCCTGCCGCACCACCTGTGAGCTGCCCGTTTGCGGCGACGGCGTCATCGACGCTGGCGAAGAGTGCGATGACGGGGCCAACAACTCCGATACGGACCCGGACGCCTGTCGCACCACTTGTGTGTTGCCGGTGTGTGGCGACGGCATCGTCGATACCGGCGAAACCTGTGACGACGGGGCGAACAACTCCGATACACTCGCCGACGCGTGCCGCACCACGTGCGAGCCGGCGTCCTGCGGCGACGCGGTCGTCGATACCGGTGAGAGCTGCGACGATGGCGCGAACAACTCGGACACGGCTGCCGATGCCTGTCGTACGACCTGCGAGCCGGCCTCCTGCGGCGATGCGGTCGTCGACACAGGCGAAGCGTGTGACGACGGAGCGAACAACTCGGACACCGCTCCGGACGCGTGCCGTACCACGTGTAAAGCGCCTGCATGCGGCGACGAAGTCGTCGACTCGAGCGAGGAGTGTGACGAAGGCGCCAACAACAGCGACTCGGCACCGAACACCTGCCGTACCTCGTGCCTGCTGCCCTATTGCGGTGACGCCATCGTCGATAACGGAGAGGAGTGCGACCAGGGTGCAGCCAATTCGGATACGGAGGCCGACAC
It encodes:
- a CDS encoding kelch repeat-containing protein, coding for MPSFCSPPRVRQPVLGALVLLCLLATSSTALAQANWTTAADLPSAGAQLTSVSADDGRIYMFGGFGDLTRSLRYDPSTDTYDTLAALPFGVRGACSAVGPNGKVFVVGGYNAGHVNRVQVYDPASDTWTQGSTQSTGWECAATTGHDGNIHVFGGEAAPGQYAIYDVTNDTWSTGPALPNQRKVHGAVYASDGRYYVFGGSNSLTTMDIFDPNSNAWVGGATLLMSSTSFGWAASDEAIYVVGGSSSNTNDSSPYYNDVWSYDVATATWTEYIDVLPYGLRELTASMGGDGKIHTFGGSNGSSTAHHMVTTDILGATCGDGSIDPGEACDDGANNSDTLADACRTDCTLPTCGDGVADSGEACDDGPNNSDTLADACRTDCSAPACGDGVLDSGETCDDGANNSDTDPDACRTTCEPATCGDGVIDTGEACDDGPNNSDTAADACRTTCELPVCGDGVIDAGEECDDGANNSDTDPDACRTTCVLPVCGDGIVDTGETCDDGANNSDTLADACRTTCEPASCGDAVVDTGESCDDGANNSDTAADACRTTCEPASCGDAVVDTGEACDDGANNSDTAPDACRTTCKAPACGDEVVDSSEECDEGANNSDSAPNTCRTSCLLPYCGDAIVDNGEECDQGAANSDTEADTCRSTCQLPFCGDAVIDAGESCDDGAANSDTEADACRTTCEPATCGDAVVDSGEECDEGADNSDVEPDACRKSCELASCGDAVVDSGESCDDGDANSDTEPDACSTVCATPTCGDGVADTGEECDEGADNSDAVADACRTTCVAAYCGDGVVDTGEECDGGDANSDTEADACRPGCVAAFCGDGVVDTGEECDGGEDCTEVCTQVVTANNAAAEDGCGCSSTSDGFEPPSEALFLLLLLGIRRRRRD